A single window of Microbacterium oryzae DNA harbors:
- a CDS encoding heavy metal translocating P-type ATPase — translation MSAPSAPAVELEIGGMTCASCANRIERKLNKLDGVTASVNYATEKARVTVPEGYDPALLIAEVEKTGYTAILPRPAEEPARGDGDPELTSLRQRLIGAIVLTVPVIAMSMIPALQFDSWQWASLALAAPVIIWAAWPFHRAAWINLRHGSATMDTLISMGTSVALLWSLYALFLGTAGEPGMTHAFALTIAPTDGAGSIYLEVGAGVTTFILAGRYFEKRSKRQAGDALRALLELGAKDVAVLREGVETRIPTGDLRVGDEFVVRPGEKIAIDGVVVSGTSAVDASMLTGESVPVEVREGDAVTGATVNAGGRLVVRASRIGADTQLAQMAKLVEDAQSGKAEVQRLADRISGIFVPIVIAIAVVTLGAWLGAGFPASAAFTAAVAVLVIACPCALGLATPTALLVGTGRGAQLGILIKGPEVLESTRRVDTVVLDKTGTVTSGRMSLVEVIPEPGVDRAELLRVAGALEQASEHPVAQAIARGAAAEVGQLPVAEDFANVAGRGVQGMADGHAAVVGRESLLADWAMHLHRDVAAAKARAEDEGRTVVVVGWDGAARGLLVVADTVKPTSAEGVAALKRMGLTPLLLTGDNAAVGRRVAAEVGIDEVIAEVLPQDKVDVVARLQAEGKVVAMVGDGVNDAPALAQADLGLAMGTGADVAIEAADITLVGSDLRGVVDAIRLSRRTLGTIKTNLFWAFAYNVAAIPVAALGMLNPMLAGAAMAFSSVFVVGNSLRLRAFRSVTR, via the coding sequence ATGAGCGCGCCATCCGCACCCGCCGTCGAGCTCGAGATCGGCGGGATGACCTGCGCCTCGTGCGCGAACCGCATCGAGCGGAAGCTCAACAAGCTCGACGGCGTCACGGCGAGCGTGAACTACGCCACGGAGAAGGCGCGCGTCACGGTTCCCGAGGGGTACGACCCCGCCCTGCTCATCGCCGAGGTCGAGAAGACCGGCTACACGGCCATCCTGCCGCGGCCCGCCGAGGAGCCCGCTCGCGGCGACGGCGACCCCGAGCTGACCTCGCTGCGACAGCGGCTGATCGGCGCGATCGTGCTCACGGTCCCGGTGATCGCGATGTCGATGATCCCCGCGCTGCAGTTCGACTCCTGGCAGTGGGCCTCGCTCGCGCTCGCCGCCCCCGTGATCATCTGGGCGGCGTGGCCGTTCCACCGCGCGGCCTGGATCAACCTGCGCCACGGCAGCGCCACAATGGACACGCTCATCTCGATGGGCACGTCCGTCGCCCTGCTGTGGTCGCTCTACGCGCTGTTCCTCGGCACCGCGGGCGAGCCGGGCATGACGCACGCCTTCGCGCTCACGATCGCGCCGACGGATGGCGCGGGCAGCATCTACCTGGAGGTGGGGGCGGGCGTCACCACGTTCATCCTCGCCGGCCGCTATTTCGAGAAGCGCTCGAAGCGCCAGGCCGGCGATGCGCTGCGCGCGCTCCTGGAGCTCGGCGCGAAGGACGTCGCGGTGCTGCGTGAGGGGGTCGAGACGCGCATCCCCACCGGCGACCTGCGGGTCGGCGACGAGTTCGTGGTGCGCCCGGGGGAGAAGATCGCCATCGATGGCGTGGTCGTCTCCGGCACCTCCGCGGTGGACGCGTCCATGCTCACCGGCGAGTCCGTGCCCGTCGAGGTGCGCGAAGGCGACGCCGTGACCGGCGCCACCGTGAATGCCGGCGGCCGGCTCGTCGTGCGCGCGAGCCGCATCGGCGCCGACACGCAGCTCGCGCAGATGGCGAAGCTCGTCGAGGACGCGCAGTCCGGCAAGGCGGAGGTGCAGCGCCTCGCGGACCGGATCTCCGGCATCTTCGTCCCGATCGTCATCGCCATCGCGGTCGTCACACTCGGCGCCTGGCTCGGTGCGGGTTTCCCCGCGAGCGCGGCGTTCACCGCCGCGGTCGCCGTGCTCGTCATCGCCTGCCCGTGCGCCCTCGGTCTCGCGACGCCGACGGCGCTCCTCGTGGGCACCGGCCGCGGCGCGCAGCTCGGCATCCTCATCAAGGGCCCCGAGGTGCTCGAGTCGACGCGGCGCGTGGACACCGTCGTGCTGGACAAGACCGGCACGGTAACGAGCGGCCGCATGAGCCTCGTCGAGGTCATCCCCGAGCCCGGTGTCGATCGCGCCGAGCTCCTCCGCGTCGCGGGCGCGCTCGAGCAGGCCTCCGAGCACCCCGTCGCGCAGGCCATCGCGCGGGGGGCGGCGGCCGAGGTGGGCCAGCTGCCCGTCGCCGAGGACTTCGCGAACGTGGCAGGGCGCGGCGTGCAGGGCATGGCGGACGGCCATGCCGCGGTGGTCGGCCGGGAGTCGCTTCTCGCGGACTGGGCGATGCACCTGCACCGCGACGTCGCCGCGGCCAAGGCGCGCGCGGAGGACGAGGGGCGAACGGTCGTCGTCGTCGGGTGGGATGGCGCCGCGCGGGGACTGCTCGTCGTCGCCGACACCGTCAAGCCCACGAGCGCCGAGGGCGTCGCCGCGCTCAAGCGGATGGGGCTCACCCCGCTGCTGCTCACCGGCGACAACGCCGCCGTCGGACGGCGGGTGGCGGCGGAGGTGGGCATCGACGAGGTCATCGCCGAGGTGCTTCCGCAGGACAAGGTGGACGTCGTCGCGCGGCTGCAGGCGGAGGGGAAGGTCGTCGCGATGGTCGGCGACGGCGTGAACGACGCTCCCGCACTCGCGCAGGCCGATCTCGGCCTCGCCATGGGCACCGGCGCCGACGTCGCCATCGAGGCGGCCGACATCACGCTCGTCGGGAGCGACCTCCGGGGGGTCGTCGACGCCATCCGCCTCTCTCGCCGCACCCTCGGAACGATCAAGACGAACCTGTTCTGGGCCTTCGCCTACAACGTGGCGGCGATCCCCGTCGCCGCACTCGGGATGCTCAACCCCATGCTCGCGGGAGCGGCCATGGCGTTCTCCAGCGTGTTCGTCGTGGGCAACAGCCTGCGCCTGCGGGCCTTCCGCAGCGTGACGCGCTGA
- a CDS encoding heavy-metal-associated domain-containing protein — MNTATRLSLYGAGLVAAFAAAFGLGAVAVPEKAVSAWNEGAEMSEHGETHVDVSSGAHGEAHSTPAGLALSVGGYALAPVEAPGAIGEAGELRFRILDESGHPLTDYATEHGKELHLIVVRADGAQFRHVHPELDTASGTWSLPWTWEAAGTYRVYADFAARGAEGITLSRTVQVAGDVTPAVTEVRTTAETDGCIVRLEGELVAGAAADLTLEVSRNGAPVTTLEPYLGAFGHLVALREGDLAYLHVHPEGAEPAAGETGGPAIRFAATAPTAGRYLLYLDFQVDGEVHAAAFALDATARGEHE; from the coding sequence ATGAACACGGCGACGCGCCTGAGCCTCTACGGGGCAGGCCTCGTGGCCGCGTTCGCCGCGGCCTTCGGGCTCGGCGCAGTCGCCGTCCCCGAGAAGGCGGTATCGGCATGGAACGAGGGAGCTGAGATGAGCGAGCACGGCGAGACGCACGTCGACGTGTCGAGCGGGGCGCACGGCGAGGCGCACAGCACGCCGGCAGGGCTGGCGCTGAGCGTCGGCGGCTACGCCCTGGCACCGGTCGAGGCGCCGGGCGCGATCGGCGAGGCGGGGGAGCTGCGCTTCCGCATCCTCGACGAGAGCGGCCATCCGCTCACCGACTACGCGACGGAGCACGGAAAGGAGCTGCACCTCATCGTCGTCCGCGCGGACGGCGCGCAGTTCCGGCACGTGCACCCGGAGTTGGACACCGCCAGCGGCACGTGGTCCCTGCCGTGGACGTGGGAGGCGGCCGGCACGTACCGCGTGTACGCCGACTTCGCTGCGCGCGGTGCCGAGGGCATCACGCTCTCGCGCACGGTCCAGGTCGCCGGCGATGTCACTCCGGCCGTCACCGAGGTGCGCACGACGGCCGAGACGGATGGCTGCATCGTGCGTCTCGAGGGAGAGCTGGTCGCCGGCGCCGCCGCGGACCTCACCCTCGAGGTGAGCCGGAACGGCGCGCCCGTCACGACGCTCGAGCCCTACCTCGGCGCCTTCGGCCATCTCGTGGCGCTGCGCGAGGGCGACCTCGCGTATCTCCACGTGCACCCCGAGGGCGCGGAGCCGGCGGCCGGCGAGACCGGCGGTCCGGCCATCCGCTTCGCCGCCACCGCGCCCACCGCGGGCCGCTACCTGCTGTACCTCGACTTCCAGGTCGACGGCGAGGTCCACGCCGCCGCGTTCGCGCTCGACGCGACGGCCCGAGGGGAGCACGAATGA
- a CDS encoding heavy-metal-associated domain-containing protein has product MSTNEYRVTGMTCGHCEMSVREEVGEIAGVEDIQVSAETGRLVVTASDELDDAKVLAAVTEAGYSAVRV; this is encoded by the coding sequence CGGGTGACCGGAATGACCTGCGGGCACTGCGAGATGTCGGTGCGCGAGGAGGTCGGCGAGATCGCGGGTGTCGAGGACATCCAGGTGAGTGCGGAGACGGGGCGGCTCGTCGTCACCGCCTCCGACGAGCTCGACGACGCGAAGGTGCTGGCCGCGGTCACCGAGGCTGGCTACAGCGCGGTCCGCGTCTGA